Proteins encoded in a region of the Phoenix dactylifera cultivar Barhee BC4 chromosome 3, palm_55x_up_171113_PBpolish2nd_filt_p, whole genome shotgun sequence genome:
- the LOC103724281 gene encoding COBRA-like protein 7, translating into MGSLRSSFHLCLFLAFVSFVLLFRPSRSQRVADAPAPAPSAFDCNGVLLTYDFQRGQRLRPFVRDPNDQAWAFNATATILNSGTTNLKAWELLIGFRHREILVSASSAILTDGSSFPYSTPNDSATSFSGSPNPDLKYPIEVAGDPSQIRAQISIGGTFFGSPPPAAPLPSSLSLADPAFSCPSPAAPSNTSLATCCLPNPDFTPNTTTNSSDVDVSDSYLPRRSGDLTISYDVIQAFDSSYLALVTIDNHSPLGRLDNWHLSWEWMRDEFIYSMKGAYPLLVDATDCIYGRQGEYFKDLDFSKVLNCEAKPTILDLPPTRFNDTDLGRIPSCCRNGTILPASMDPSQSSSAFQVQVFKMPPDLNRTDLFPPQNWRISGSKLNPDYSCRQPIRVSPTLFPDPSGLESDTSAIASWQVVCNITTPKGASPKCCVSFSAYYNDSVVPCKTCACGCPASRGGRTCNATAPALLLPPEALLVPFDNRTDKARAWAEIKHLNVPSPMPCGDNCGVSINWHINTDYSRGWSARVTLFNWEDVPFANWFLAVEMDKAYDGYDDTYSFNGTKMGNNTIFMQGLEGLNYLVGETNGANPATDPRVPGKQQSVISFTKRATPGINVVAGDGFPSKVVFNGEECSLPDTIPTSQGFRNGGAVGVFTLVLLLVASTLLLLHQ; encoded by the coding sequence ATGGGTTCTCTCAGATCCTCTTTCCATCTCTGTCTCTTTCTGGCTTTCGTTTCCTTTGTCCTTCTGTTCCGCCCATCGCGATCACAGCGGGTGGCTGATGCCCCCGCGCCGGCGCCTTCGGCTTTCGACTGCAACGGCGTCCTCCTCACCTACGACTTCCagcgggggcagcggctccggCCCTTCGTCCGCGACCCCAACGACCAGGCCTGGGCCTTCAACGCCACCGCTACCATCCTCAACTCCGGCACCACCAACCTCAAGGCCTGGGAGCTCCTCATCGGCTTCCGCCACCGCGAGATCCTCGTCTCCGCCTCCTCGGCCATCCTCACCGACGGCTCCTCCTTCCCCTACTCCACCCCCAACGACTCCGCCACCTCCTTCTCCGGCTCCCCCAACCCCGACCTCAAGTACCCCATCGAGGTCGCCGGCGATCCCTCCCAGATCCGCGCCCAGATCTCCATCGGCGGCACCTTCTTCGGCTCCCCTCCCCCCGccgcccccctcccctcctccctctccctggcCGACCCTGCCTTCTCCTGCCCCTCCCCCGCTGCCCCCTCCAACACCTCCCTCGCCACCTGCTGCCTTCCCAACCCCGACTTCACCCCCAACACCACCACCAACTCCTCCGATGTCGACGTCTCCGACTCCTACCTCCCCCGCCGCTCCGGCGACCTCACCATCTCCTACGACGTCATCCAGGCCTTCGACTCCAGCTACCTCGCCCTCGTCACCATCGACAACCACAGCCCCCTCGGCCGCCTCGACAACTGGCACCTCTCCTGGGAGTGGATGCGCGACGAGTTCATCTACTCCATGAAGGGCGCCTACCCCCTCCTCGTCGACGCCACCGACTGCATCTACGGCCGCCAGGGCGAGTACTTCAAGGACTTAGACTTCTCCAAGGTCCTCAATTGCGAGGCCAAGCCCACCATCCTCGACCTCCCGCCGACCAGATTCAACGACACCGACCTCGGCCGCATCCCGTCTTGCTGCCGGAACGGTACCATCCTTCCGGCCTCCATGGACCCGTCGCAGTCCTCCTCGGCTTTCCAGGTCCAGGTCTTCAAGATGCCGCCCGACCTCAACCGCACCGATCTCTTCCCTCCCCAGAACTGGAGGATCTCCGGCAGCAAGCTCAATCCCGACTACAGCTGCCGCCAGCCGATCCGCGTCAGCCCGACGCTGTTCCCCGACCCCAGTGGGCTCGAGTCGGACACCTCCGCCATCGCGAGCTGGCAGGTCGTCTGCAACATCACCACTCCCAAGGGGGCCAGCCCCAAGTGCTGCGTCTCCTTCTCCGCGTACTACAACGACTCCGTCGTCCCCTGCAAGACCTGCGCCTGCGGTTGCCCCGCCAGCCGCGGCGGCCGCACCTGCAATGCCACCGCCCCCGCCCTCCTCCTCCCGCCGGAGGCCCTTCTCGTTCCGTTCGACAACCGGACCGACAAGGCCCGGGCTTGGGCCGAGATCAAGCACTTGAACGTCCCAAGCCCGATGCCCTGCGGGGATAACTGCGGTGTTAGCATCAATTGGCACATCAACACCGACTACAGCCGGGGTTGGAGTGCGAGGGTGACGCTGTTTAATTGGGAAGATGTGCCCTTCGCCAACTGGTTTCTTGCCGTGGAGATGGACAAGGCCTATGATGGCTACGACGATACGTATTCGTTCAATGGGACGAAGATGGGGAACAACACGATCTTCATGCAGGGCCTGGAGGGGTTGAATTATCTTGTGGGGGAGACAAATGGAGCCAACCCGGCGACCGATCCCAGAGTGCCAGGGAAGCAGCAGTCTGTGATCTCCTTTACGAAGAGGGCAACGCCTGGGATCAATGTGGTTGCAGGGGATGGTTTCCCGTCAAAGGTCGTCTTCAATGGGGAGGAGTGCTCGTTGCCCGATACCATTCCAACGAGCCAAGGTTTCAGGAATGGTGGTGCTGTTGGTGTCTTTACCTTGGTACTGCTTCTTGTTGCTTCAACTCTTCTACTGCTCCACCAATAG